The window CTGATCATGGTCCTTTATGCAGGGTGAAATCAGCAGTGAATAATCAGTCCCTTGGTTTATAGGCAGGATGTTCCAGCCAACGGTGATCTGCCTGTTGTCGGATAGCATGGCTGATGTGGGCGTGTGATAGAAAGCTAGGCAGTGAGGCCAGAGGTGTGACAGTGTGGGTACGGTACCTTGACTTTCGTGGCACCTGGgtgatttgggatttgaacccgcaaccttccaattactaGTCTGAcaccttactcactaggccaccattgccccatgggaaaaatggcataaaattaTGTAAAGATAACTTCAGCGATTACTGCAGAGGTGTAGGAATGTTACTGAGtcagacaaaatgaacaaaatctaATGTCTGCCATTTTTTACAATGATTAAGATCTGAAAGGCATCTTAGAAGTTATAAGCCTCAAGCAATGGTTATCATATTGACCATAACCTAAACAAAAATATTGCTAAAAAGGACAAAAGTTTATTTTGACTCCAACCTATCCATTTGGGGACAATATATGCCATTTGAAATTTATTAGGCcctaaaatataaaactattTTCTTCCACTTTACACATCAATATACCCCTTCACTCTATTAGaactataataatataataatgaagtgaagtgattgtcgcccagggagcagtgtgtggggacggtgctttgctcagtggcacctcagtggcaccttggcggatctggattcgaaccggcaaccttctaattaggCCATTACTGCCCTGGTATGATAATTGCCTCCACGCACAGTGAGGAGGAAGGtaagagaaataaaatgttctccAAAGCTCATTGTTAGAAAATTGCAACAAATGGGGTCACAAAGTCTCCAAAACAACCATAAGGTGCTATCTAGATCAACAAgatgttttaaagtgaagtgattgtcattgtgatacacagcacatggctCATATagtgaaatgtctcctctgcatttaacccatcacccttggtgagcagtgggcagccatgacaggtgcccggggagcagtgtgtggggacggtgctttgcttagtggcacctcatttgcaccttggcggatcgggattcgaactgtcaaccttctgattacagggccgctttcttaaccgctaggccaataCGGCCCTATTTGGGGAGCATGCactgaaaaaataacttttctcACTCACAATCATAAACGCAAACAAACTAGTTCTCTAAGCGGTATTGAGGTTTGGGATCAAGGTCAGAAGAGACccaaataaagcttttttatGGCAACAAACACTCTAAGTGAACACAAAAGATGAGTGCGCAGAAAAGCACCTCATGCCCATTGTGAAGTATGGGGGAGGATCAGTGATGCTGTCATCCTGTTTCTCTTCCAGAGGCCCTGGGAACCTTGTTAGGGTACATCATGAATGCTTTAAATGCCAGGACATTTTGAAGCAAATCTGGCTTTTGAAGCAGAAGATGGGTCATCACTGGGTCTTTCAGCAAGAAAATCTACACAGAAATGCTACACCAGACACAGACTCAAGCTCATCCCATGGCCATCTCAGTGAAGAGGAGAATGCAGAGGAGAGGACCCAGGTCACTGGGTGATTTAGAGATATTGTGCAAAGAGGAACGTTCAATGATCCCTCTTTCTGTATTCTCCCATCTTGTGAaacattataggagacaattaGATGCTGTTTTGTTGGCAAAAGAAGGTTGTTCAAAGGATTAACATCAGGGCTGCTAATAATTGTGGCACACATGATttgatgtaaaataataatttcttaatgtgggatttttttcccattgaatAAATGCACTTGAATTAAAGTTTGGATTTCTTTCCCCCGTTGTTTCTTTGTGGTCCTATattatttaggaaaaaatatatttttaaaagcacacatcTTAACCAGGGGTGCCAATAATTATGGAGGAcagtatttaatatttatttcagaaaccAATTTACTGACTCTAAGCCTTGCGGAACTGCCCCCCCCTACATGCAGAATGTGGGTATTGCAGCCTGTTGAGCAGCATTCagaatcacaatgacattcattgTGAgcgaacacatacaaggaatttgattccgctCGGTGGTGTCTCTCAACCTCAACagtataaaaaacaacaatagaAAATAGAGTCTGATATATtacatacagaaaaatacaaagattgtTGAAATATATACCATGATGGCAAGGGGAGAGAAACTGTTCTTGTTTTGGCTGGTCTACAGGCTTCTACATCGTCTGCCAgggggcagcaggtcaaaaagtctttTTCTAGGGCGTGAGTGATTTGTTATGGTTTTCCTTGCCCTTTTTCCTGGTTCTTGAAAGAGAGACTGGTCCTGAAAAGAGGGCAGGGGGGCAACTATGATTATTTTTCTGCCATCCGTACAGTTTGTTGCAGtctgttcctgtcctgtttagtggctgctccattccagactgtgatggaggagcacacgGACAGTCATAAGGTTTAAGGTGGAATGTACAATTTGAATAGGAGCTAAATTCAGCATCATAGATGCTCTTTGGCTACACGAACAGGCAAGACGCGCAGACTTCGGACGTCTGCCTCTCTTCCACGGCCACAGGATGTGTCGTCTGACAGGGTTGTTAAAGAGTTGGAAAGCTACTCACGGCATCAGTTATGTTAAACAGCATAATAATCCATGCAGTAATTATCCAATGTGGGACTGTTACCGTTATGTTAAATCCAGTTGGTGACTTTTCCTTTTTGGACAATGTAAATTCCCATTCATCAGCAGGGTCCTCACAGAATGGTCACACTACATCTCCCAGAATGCCGCACCAGTCACCTGATCTGCAAGATTTTAATGAAAGCAGAACAAAGAGAGCAGGGAGCACATGGCCGGATAATTTTTGCCTTGGGTTTTGACTAATGAAAATACCTTTTTCACCTGTCTTTTTATCAGCTAGGTTGCACTGCCCCAACACTAATCTATCTCTCATGACAAATAGCACCATCTTGGGAGATACAATAGGTAAACACAATAATGAACACAAAGACAATCTTGTTTATTgtcatctaaaaaaaacagagcattaGTATAGAGAGTCAATGTCCAACCAACATTGTTTTCCTGCCAATCAAAACCACTCAGGAGATGCCCTGTTCTGCGTATATTTTGGCCATCATAAAAAAgtgtcactctgtgcagcatgtCACCTACCTAACACCGCACAAGACATTCCATGTTGtattattttaacataatttgcTTTTGTTAGGAATGGAATAATCCAAAGAGAACTATAGAGGTCCTCTTAAATAGGAAACAAAactaaatgcaaaaaataactTAGAATCCAATATGTTTGAAAATAATCTTTACTCCCCATTCAGTAGCAATATTGTAAAATGCCATCAAAATATGGGGCACCATCATACATAAGACATAGTGTTGATTGAAAGGGCACTTGCTCAGTTGTCACTGTCCTGCTGAATTATTGTTCAAGGTCATGAGAGCAAAATCACATTCCAGGCGAGCTGACCAATTGACCCCAGACCAACTGTTCAACTCACAccacatcactcactcactgcaACAATCAAAACGTAATCCACTTTGAGCAGATCCCACACTCATCcaacactttatttttaaacacatcGGTGCCCGACCGGAGTGGCTGTCTAATAGGATTGGGAGGAAAAGGAAGCCAGGGGGAGGGCAAGAGAACAGTCCTTATAAAGACAGATTGAGTGGAGTTGGCCTCCACCGTATCCCACAGCCACAAGAACACATCACTAAAGGGATTTACAGCCCAAAGGACATGACGGAAGACCACACACTGTAAGAAGGAGGTAAGCACTGGCCCTGGCATTTTGGCTGCTGCTCTGAGCACACAGCTTAAAAGATTCAGGTCATAGAGCGTAGGTGCAGAAAAAGGTAAACAGAAGAGTAGGTAGAGTCAGTGGTTGAGGATTCAGTCGCTACAGAAATATTCAGTCCCTACAGTAAGATTATGCTTAAACTGAGACTAAATTGCCCTCTTCAAGGAACAGCCTTTTACAAACAATCTTTTACAAACCGCAAAGGCTACAATGCTACACTTATTAAATTCAACAGTTAGAGTAAAATAAATGAGTCTATAAATTGATATGCACAGTACAGGTTGTATCATTTATATTGTATTAGTGTGTTGGCGTCACAGAGCTTTTGTTTTACTCTCAAGATTAATGGAACCAAACCACCCTATACACTGAGACTCAACTATACTCAGGTCAGTCAATTCATGATGTTCATAAATTCCATGCActgtcattaaaaatgtttaactaTTATTCAAACTGGTCTCTGTATTAAGACTGAGAATATTAATCCACTTcatccacactgtaaaaaattgGGAAAACgactgcaaagcatttttaaattctCACTTCATGCCTCTGCCACAACTAATTTGACGTGAAGTGGAGGaaacttttaaatgatttgCAGTGAGTTGTCTTAAATGTGAAGTTTtcccccaattttttttttttacagtgtactgTGATTGAAAAGTATTCATTACATTTAGCCTGAAGGAGTCTTCACATAGGCGTGGTGCACGCCACTGTAAACACTAGTGCTAAAGGCGCTTCATGTTTTGGCTAATACATCTGAGAGAAGCATTTGGCTATGATTAAGGCACACTCCACCGTAACGCTAATCTGCTTTCTCTAGATTAACGCATCTGAATCTCAGTCTCCAGAAGACTGAGATCTCTTAGACAACTGCCATTCTAATCTGTTGAGAGCTGCATATTCTACTGATGTTTGAAGCCTGTCATATTCTGTGGTTACAATCTAATGTTGTTAAAGAAGGTAAAACTGACATGATGCCTCCCCATCTatgtccaagacaagccaggaccccccaataaaattattcattataaacttttatttaaaaattacagCAGTGTTTTTTAGGGTTTTGTCTTATTCTTCTTGTTTTAAACTGCAGGTTATATTTAGTTTATATTAAAGCTGTAATTGTCGTTTAAAAGTTAGACCTGATCCGGCCCGAGAGCGATTTAAATAAAAGTCagcgttttttttctgcaccatttCTATACAGTCATTACCCTGTGAGCTCTtgcaatgttctgttttttaaaagCTCGGCTCTCTTTGCGCATATTACGAGTGAAAGCCTAAGAAGGAAAGGAAATTTGctgatttaaaatataatcgTTAGCTACTTACCTCCATTTAACCtcgtcagcatccatttttgggTGCAATAATTAAAACGCAACATCTGACAACGGTGGTCAAGAAGTGCAaatcaaatgcacatttaatttaaaaacgaatatttaataaaactaatttacaacatgagAAATCAccaaaattattttagcaaatcaTACAATAAGAATGGGTACTATAGACcgaaagtttgtgtttgctgactgagCTGAGTCGACTCATCTAAAATGCTAGAAATTGAGTAGAAAGCTGACCCAACCCGGGCCAAGATTTAGTCTATATAGCATACATGAGTTTTGATTATCCTATTgggtgtgttgttgttgtttatacatttaatgtttacaaaaataattacatacccCAGTGGATATGGCCACCACAGTGATTGGAATTTTGTCggtgtaatttttttctcagatcACCTCAGCCAGCTGAATTCAGCAATGGCCAAGTAAGTTTCTCTGGAATCCACTtggtatttatatatttgtgtctTTTGGTTTgtggtgtagggtggtagtagcctagtgggtaacacactcgcctatgaaacagaagatccaggttcaaatcccacttactaccattgtgtccctaagcaagacacttaactaaGTTgctgaaagtgaactgattgatacactgcagcacagcacatggtgcacacaacgaaatgtatcctctgcagctatggcaggcacccggggagcagtgtgtttggaTGGTGTTATGAGATCATTTtatcatatcattattattaccattatcatattatatactgatatacagtgggtacggaaagtattcagaccccttaaagttttcactctttgttatattgcacccatttgctaaaataatttgttaatttttcaacaagacaatgaacctaagcacacagcttaaataatgaaggagtggttTCCAACAACTGTTCTTAAATGGCCCAGCCGGAGCCCtaacttaaacccaattgagcatctctggtgagacctaaaaatggctgtccaccaacatttaccatccaacccgccagaactggagaggatctgcaaggaggaatggccgAGGATCGACCAATCGAGGTGttaaaaacttgttgcatctttcccaaaaaactttaatggatgtattaaatcaaaagggtgcttctactaaatactgagcaaagggtctgcaTACTTAGAACcaagtgatatttcagtttttctttgtcaaAAAATCAGCAAAAAGGTCAATAATTCTGagtttttctgtcaatgtgggatgctgtgtgttcattaatgaggaaaaaaattacttaaacgattttagcaaatggctgcccactgtacccactgtatattataatatttctgcTACTTATCCATCTTGTTTTTCTTGACAAGCACTGTATTATGGCACTGTAATGtccttgtgttattttaaattgcACTTAAATTGttacatttgaattaaaattacattgaaggggcagtggtggcctagcggttaagaaagcagccctgtaatcagaaggtgctactgaggtgccagtgacaatcacttcactttcacttcactgtgaTTCTGAGATACTAGAATGTCTATCATTGCTGCATTTTCTTCTGCAGAATATATAAAAAGAGCAGTGGTGATGGCACGGTAAGAGACAATCATGTTTTGTGGTTTGTGTTCATTAACTTTGGTCCAGCACTGGAGGTTCTAATGTCAATATTTCTATATCAAAGCTTGCCCTTTACCTGGGAAAAAGAGACTTTGTGGACCATGTGGAAAGTGTTGAGGCAATTGGTAAGCATTTGCGTCATATATTAATTTATGCATTTCAAATACATATGGAAAGACTATTTTTCATGTTGGTTTGATGTTTTGCATGACAGATGGGGTGCTCAAGGTGGATCCTGCAGATCTTAATGGAAGGAAAGGTTAAATCTTTGTAATCATCCATATGAAACTAAGGCAGAGTATTGGCAGACACAATATCGTAATACAGAGATGGCAATATGATATGTcacaatataatacaaaacaCAATTATATCTCGGTTTGTTATATTAACTatcaaaattcaattaaaagcaTATGCTATAGTTATGCAGAGCTTGGTATTCATAGGAAGCAGAATAACAAAATAGTTGTGCTAAATTAAGTCCTTCTTTGCCAAAATATTTCCACTGCACACAGAACAATTTCCctgtcacaaaaaaaacctctagTTCCTCCACACAGTAGTTCATAATTTTTCCACTCATGATTATATTACACtttatgggtcagtttcctctTCATTAATTTTTAGTGCTAGGATTTATACATTAGGAATAGGTTCAGTCCATGAATGGGCAACTGTCCCTACAAGATCTTAACTGAATATCACAGATCTCATGACTCTGTTTTCGTCTAGTGTGGGTATCTGTGACCTGTGCTTTCCGATATGGCAGAGAAGACTTGGACGTCATAGGACTCTCCTTCAGAAAAGACATCTGGATGCAGTACATGCAGATCTATCCTACTACATGTGAACCCAAGCCTGCCAACACTGTCATGCAGAATGCCATCCTGAAGAAATCTGGGGAGCAGGGCTACCCATTCACCTTTTGTGTGAGTCAACTATACACAAACAGTGCCAAAATAGGACAGAAGTAACGTTGGTGAACATCTGTATACTGTTACAGCTCCCCACAAACCTGCCATGTTCTGTCACACTCCAACCTGGACCAGAGGATTCTGGCAAGGTAGTCACCCTACATTTCATCAGCTCCATCAGTCTTTCTTATTATCAGGAACTGATTACCTCTTCTTTTCACCAGCCTTGTGGTGTTGATTTTGAAGTCAAGGGCTACATTGCCTATGAAGCAGACAATCCAGATGAAATCATTGAAAAACGGTGAGAATCAATATATGCTTTGCGTTAGATAAATTAATTTCACATAAAGAAAAAGTCATAAGGCTGATATTTTCCTCGATATGACCCTAGAAACACAGCCCGATTGATTATTCGGAAAATTCAGTATGCTCCAAACCTGTTAGCTGCTGGACCTAAGGTTGATGTCAGCAGACACTTCATAACATCCAACCGACCGGTTTATCTTGAGGCATCCCTAGAACAGGAGGTATACTAGCTGCAATAGGCCTGTCTTAAATCCTCATAAAGACTATAATGCACTTTAATCAAAATAATGGAAGGAACTTCTGTTTCAGCTTTACTACCATGGAGACCCAATTCCAGTCAATGTGAAGGTCAACAATGAAAGCAACAAAGTGGTGAAGAAAATTAAAATTAGCAGTAAGATGGGGACTGTGTAAATCACATGCCATTGTTTAGAGGAACACGTATACAATCAGCTCCAGAATTATTTATTCTTTCCTCAGTTTggtaaatggcaaaaaattcaACTAATGATTAAAAGTGTCAGTCCAACAGATAGCTACCAAAACTCGTATGAGTGAAGTTCAattgaaaaatacaaatacacagtaCATGTAAAATCTGTGAGTCTGCAAAAGAGTGCAGTGTGTGGCAATACatgtttatatacacacacacacacacacaaaatataccAGAAATATTTGGGACACCCCTCTAAATCATAGAATTCCAAAAAATAGCAAAACCAAAGTGCAAGGCTATCATATACAGTTTGATATCTTGTCATGATATGTAAAtcagtgtaaatgtaaagtgtgtctgtgtgaatgtgtgtataatTCTCCTTGAACATTGGAAATGTTTTGTCTAAAGTCTTgcttatatattaatatttactcAGACATATTCTAATAATTCTGGGGCTGTCTGTAAACTCATTACTTCAATATTACAACTGTTTATATAATCTTTTAAATTTGTATGAATTTTAACTCTGTACTCCTGTGCTTGTTTCATGACCAGTTTATCAAACAACGGATGTCGTCCTCTACTCTGCGGATAAATACACTAAGTGTGTGCTAAGTGAGGAGTTCGGGTGGGTCAATTTACCACCACTTCCTGAAAATCTTATTAATGCCATAGTGTGAGAAAGTAATGCTGACCAGAAATATTTTGGAAACTGTATGAGTTATATACTATAAATTGTTATGTTTTCTGACATCCACAGTGACCAGGTCAACGCCATGGACACATTTGAGAAGGAGTACAGAGTAACTCCTCTTCTAGCTAACAATAGGGAGAAGCGTGGACTGGCACTTGACGGCAAGCTAAAGGATGAAGACACTAACTTAGCATCGTCTACAATGTGAGTGATGTTGCTGGATGCACATGCACAATAACACTGTGATGATATGCTTTCAGAACGAAACAGTGCCCAAGAGTTCTATTTCTCTGTCTCTTGTAGCATACGAGCTGGGATGGATAAAGACATTTTGGGGATTTTGGTCTCCTACAAAATTAGAGTCACTCTCACAATGTCTGGTGGAAGCCTGTTAGGAAGCCTCACGTCCAGGTTAATACATTTGCACTTTTCGGAACATCTGCTTGACCAGCTGTCAACATATATACAGGGAATAAATCAATTTCCTGATGTTCTTTCAATAGTGATGCAATTGCTGAGATCCCCTTGGTCCTGATGTCACCCAAGCCTGCAGGTGAGTCTGTCCGTAACAGAACTTGCCCTTCCGTATTAGCTGAACATGAAATACTGTGAAGTGATTTGTGCAGTCAATGAATCCAATGTTCTTTCCatctctccttctttctcattttttcctCAAAGATGTGTAAGTACCAATTACCAATTGTTCTCACAATTAGCAGTCATTTTTATCTTTAGGGGTATGATATGACACTGCTATGACAGATTAACAGAAAGGGGCAGTGTCACTGTTTGTTGACGTctttaagaacatttttaagATTGGTATCTTGatgtctttatatatttttcactgcATGTACTGCAGATCAGACATCAGACTGGAGTAGTGTTCCGGGGGGAATTACAACTATGGAAGAGGAAACACACCAAAGGCCATGTTGGAATGTTTTCCCTGTCTTTACGAAATCAAAGCATAAGCCTAAGCTAAAGGCTTTTAAAGGCCCCTGTCTCTGACCAAATATCTAATTATTTAGTGTCTGTCTACTGCTACATACTGTGATAGAATTTAGAACATGTAATGTCATTTAGGATCTAGCTGTTGAAGAAACCTTTTACACGcttttgtatttaattattacacatgtttaatgtttactgtatgcatttattgtcttttttttattggcacTGAATGTACAATTTAGGGCTGCATTCAGTCTAAATAAACGTAAATAATGCtagaatgtctttttttttacattgtactgGCCAGTAATGGGGTTCTGTTTCAATAAATCTGCTCCCTCCACAACCTCACATACTCATGTCATTATCTAGTTTTTCCACTCATTTTTCCTCCTAACCAAACCCCTGATGCATTCAGCTGAAGGTAGACAGGAAGCACATTATCAATATGATGAACAAGAATGCCATACAACAGCATCAGTTCACATACAACACAGAAACCGCTACAAATAAGTCCTTTCGCCAACAGCGGGGTCCAAATCAGACAAGGGGCGTGCAGAGACACGGCAAGATTCCGGCAACATTGAGAGCAAACGAGAACAGGAGGGGGAAATGCATgagagtaaaagtgaagtgattgtcattgtgaaacactgcagcacagcacacggtgcacacaaccaaatgtgtcctctgcttttaacccatcacctaagtggggggatggtgctttggtcagtggcacctcagaggcaccttgacggtttggAATtggaacccacaaccttttaattatgggtccgcttccttatcccTTATGCCACCATTGCCCCAATCATGTGATGTCTACTGCTACATTCATGTGAAACGACTACTAAGAACCTCGAATCAGGTTGGACTGGAACCC of the Denticeps clupeoides chromosome 18, fDenClu1.1, whole genome shotgun sequence genome contains:
- the arr3b gene encoding arrestin 3b, retinal (X-arrestin); translated protein: MAKIYKKSSGDGTLALYLGKRDFVDHVESVEAIDGVLKVDPADLNGRKVWVSVTCAFRYGREDLDVIGLSFRKDIWMQYMQIYPTTCEPKPANTVMQNAILKKSGEQGYPFTFCLPTNLPCSVTLQPGPEDSGKPCGVDFEVKGYIAYEADNPDEIIEKRNTARLIIRKIQYAPNLLAAGPKVDVSRHFITSNRPVYLEASLEQELYYHGDPIPVNVKVNNESNKVVKKIKISIYQTTDVVLYSADKYTKCVLSEEFGDQVNAMDTFEKEYRVTPLLANNREKRGLALDGKLKDEDTNLASSTIIRAGMDKDILGILVSYKIRVTLTMSGGSLLGSLTSSDAIAEIPLVLMSPKPAGESVRNRTCPSVLAEHEIL